The following proteins are co-located in the Gloeocapsa sp. PCC 7428 genome:
- the carA gene encoding glutamine-hydrolyzing carbamoyl-phosphate synthase small subunit produces the protein MSLFNAKPALLVLADGTAYRGFSFGATGTTIGEVVFNTGMTGYQEVLTDPSYYGQIVVFTYPELGNTGVNPDDEESHKPQIRGAVTRNICYKPSNWRSTASLPDYLTQHNIPGIYGIDTRALTRKIRALGAMNGGISTEILDEAELLEQVTAAPSMKGLNLVREVTTANVYEWSDPTTAIWEFKPVNQDNVAEPLTVVAIDFGVKRNILRRLASYGCRIIVVPVNTPPEEILKYNPDGIFLSNGPGDPAPVTEGIETTKALLASQKPMFGICMGHQILGHALGAETFKLKFGHRGLNQPAGLKQRVEITSQNHSFAIDANSLPDADIEITHLNLNDSTVAGLRHKSLPLFSVQYHPEASPGPHDADYLFEQFVQLMREAKQGSATKR, from the coding sequence ATGTCCCTATTTAACGCTAAACCAGCGCTGCTTGTCCTTGCAGATGGAACTGCTTATCGTGGTTTTTCGTTCGGCGCTACCGGAACCACTATTGGGGAAGTTGTTTTCAATACTGGCATGACAGGCTATCAAGAAGTCTTAACAGACCCCAGTTATTACGGACAAATCGTTGTCTTTACCTATCCTGAACTCGGTAACACAGGCGTAAATCCCGACGATGAAGAATCGCATAAACCGCAAATCCGAGGTGCAGTAACGCGCAACATCTGCTACAAACCGAGCAATTGGCGTTCTACAGCTAGCTTGCCAGATTACCTCACACAGCACAACATTCCAGGCATTTATGGAATTGATACTCGCGCGCTCACTCGTAAAATTCGGGCTTTAGGTGCCATGAATGGCGGAATTTCCACCGAAATTCTTGATGAAGCTGAGTTACTAGAGCAAGTCACCGCAGCGCCTAGTATGAAAGGCTTGAATCTAGTGCGTGAGGTGACAACTGCTAATGTTTACGAATGGTCAGACCCCACAACGGCGATCTGGGAATTTAAACCAGTTAATCAAGACAATGTCGCAGAACCTTTGACGGTTGTTGCGATTGATTTTGGGGTGAAGCGTAACATTCTTCGCCGCTTAGCAAGTTATGGATGCCGGATCATTGTTGTGCCTGTCAACACTCCTCCAGAAGAAATTCTCAAATACAACCCTGATGGAATTTTTCTCTCTAATGGTCCTGGCGACCCCGCACCCGTTACCGAAGGAATCGAAACAACCAAAGCACTCCTAGCGAGTCAAAAGCCAATGTTTGGCATTTGTATGGGACATCAAATTTTAGGTCACGCGCTTGGCGCAGAAACGTTTAAGCTTAAGTTTGGGCATCGCGGTCTTAACCAACCCGCTGGTTTAAAGCAGCGAGTCGAAATCACGAGTCAAAACCACAGTTTTGCGATCGATGCCAATTCTTTACCAGATGCGGATATTGAGATTACTCACCTCAACCTCAACGATTCGACGGTTGCAGGGCTGCGACATAAATCACTACCGCTATTTTCAGTGCAGTATCACCCAGAAGCTAGCCCTGGTCCTCATGACGCGGATTATTTATTTGAGCAGTTTGTACAATTGATGCGCGAAGCCAAACAGGGATCAGCGACAAAGCGTTAG
- a CDS encoding DUF4090 family protein has product MNSQNSPQTTGADAVDVAIAAGKDFDGTPIPPAKLELYRQVMELEAGRQRSGVSNTMRSRIVRIGAKHIPQEKLNQMLIDADFAPLKDKEIAFYYGAQ; this is encoded by the coding sequence ATGAATTCACAAAATTCTCCGCAAACAACAGGCGCAGATGCTGTCGATGTAGCGATCGCCGCAGGAAAAGATTTCGATGGGACTCCGATTCCGCCTGCCAAACTAGAACTGTATCGCCAAGTAATGGAACTAGAAGCAGGCAGACAACGTAGCGGTGTTTCCAATACAATGCGATCGCGAATCGTGCGGATTGGCGCGAAACACATTCCGCAGGAAAAACTGAATCAAATGCTCATTGATGCTGACTTTGCACCGCTCAAAGACAAAGAAATTGCGTTTTATTACGGTGCGCAGTAG